A genomic window from Salvelinus alpinus chromosome 10, SLU_Salpinus.1, whole genome shotgun sequence includes:
- the LOC139531346 gene encoding C-C chemokine receptor type 3-like: MEMDMNSSIGETTAGYPDYSSETDAPLCNRETNHSFGVKLSTFYLLIFTLSVVGNSLVLYIICKFEKLNTVGNIFLLNLVVSDLVFMSSLPFWAVYHHKSSWVFGRVWCKIVGSAYFLGFYSSILFLTLMTFDRYLAVVYAVPSTRLRRRSYALASSAAVWGISLLACIKPFLLYDQAEHYYQGLVCEEVGIPESIVSEELELSGPYLQLGLFFLFPLIVVFYCYVRIAVTVISSRMTNKYRTVRLIFVIVLLFFACWTPYNVVVMLQAAEVDCVKLRKLDYALHVTRMVTYLYFCINPAFYTFVGRKFQNHFRILLQKHMPCLKNHVSINGSRTLSHIRNPQVGMTSQTDVLV; the protein is encoded by the coding sequence ATGGAAATGGACATGAACTCCTCGATTGGGGAGACAACAGCGGGCTACCCGGACTACAGCTCAGAGACGGACGCTCCGCTCTGCAACAGAGAAACGAATCACAGCTTTGGGGTCAAACTCTCCACCTTCTACCTGCTGATTTTCACACTGAGCGTGGTGGGAAACAGCTTGGTCCTCTATATCATCTGCAAGTTCGAGAAACTCAACACGGTGGGGAACATCTTCCTCCTCAACCTGGTGGTGTCGGACCTGGTCTTCATGTCCAGTCTGCCCTTCTGGGCCGTATACCACCACAAGTCCAGCTGGGTCTTCGGCCGGGTCTGGTGTAAGATTGTGGGCAGCGCCTACTTCCTGGGTTTCTACAGCTCGATCCTGTTCCTCACTCTCATGACCTTTGACCGGTACCTGGCAGTGGTCTACGCCGTGCCGTCCACCAGGCTACGTCGGAGGAGCTACGCCCTCGCCTCATCCGCCGCTGTGTGGGGCATCAGCCTCCTGGCGTGCATCAAGCCGTTTCTACTCTACGACCAGGCCGAGCATTACTACCAGGGGTTGGTGTGTGAGGAGGTTGGTATCCCAGAATCGATTGTCTCTGAGGAATTGGAGCTGTCGGGGCCATACCTCCAGTTAGGTTTGTTCTTCCTATTTCCTCTCATTGTTGTTTTTTACTGCTACGTTAGGATTGCCGTGACGGTCATCTCCTCCAGGATGACCAACAAGTACAGGACGGTGAGACTCATATTTGTCATAGTACTGCTGTTCTTTGCATGCTGGACTCCTTATAATGTGGTGGTGATGCTTCAAGCAGCTGAAGTCGACTGTGTGAAACTCCGTAAACTTGACTATGCGCTGCATGTTACTCGTATGGTCACATATCTGTACTTCTGTATCAATCCTGCCTTCTACACCTTTGTGGGGAGAAAATTCCAGAACCACTTCCGGATTCTGCTGCAGAAACATATGCCGTGTTTAAAGAACCATGTCTCAATCAATGGTAGCCGGACACTGTCACATATTAGAAACCCTCAAGTGGGCATGACTAGTCAAACAGATGTTCTGGTATGA